In the Salvia miltiorrhiza cultivar Shanhuang (shh) chromosome 8, IMPLAD_Smil_shh, whole genome shotgun sequence genome, AGGGTGGCAAGGGGAAGGTCGTCGTTGATCGACGAATGAAAAAGGATGCGAGGAAGAAGGGAATGGGCAAAAATGGCAAAGACAAGAAGGGGGGGAAGCAGAAAGGTAAAGGGTCGTCTACCAAGGGTTCGGGAAAAGGAAAGGGAAAGTTTACCAAATCCAGGTAGAGAAAGGAGTTTTAATCTCAAGTATTTAGAGAAAGGGAAAGCTCTCACCCATATTAGATGCCGGGGATCAAGAATTCCTATGTTTAAAGTGGGGTTCcatttttgttgaaatttttgcGTTACTTATTTGTCTGTACCGACTtttgataattatttaatttaattactgcTGTTATAAAAACGTTTAACTTTTTTGGCTACGTTGAAGACTTGATCAACTGATTTAGTTGAATGGCAGAAATGAAACGAacatccatgtatcaacatgaAAATTCCCTAAAGAACATTGTATTGAATCTGCCAAGTTATACTCATTATTAATTTCACGAGTGTATTTGGATAGCTGACAATTTCACCCGAAAAATTGAAGAAGGCTTTATGCTGCGATAtgaaaaaaatctattaatgcTTTAGGAAATTAAGATATTTCACAAATACTTTTGAACACCGaaatatctatattttttttcaatatgtgtAACGTTAAAAATTACTACTACAGTACTACTCTACTATGGCCACTTCCTAAGGGGCAAAACAGGCATTTCCGAAAATGGTAACGGCTACTAAATAATTCATTTCGTTCCCACatttaaatttagaaaattcCAACGGAACGCACCGCCCTTGCCTTTGAACTCTCTTCTCTCAGATTGCGATTCCAGTTCTCTTCTCTTCGAAAAGGTTGTTCATCTAATTCCTCATTCTTGATACAAACTGCAAAGTATTCTTCTTTTTCTCGCACTCTGTTTTTGGTTGGTATCATCATCGTCTACTCTCTTCCTTGATTTGGATATAATCGTTACAGGCTGATCTTGAAGAAATTGCGTCcaacaaataatattttcttgtcCAGTTTCATCTCTGTGGTAAGTAGAATTCCcacatattttcttaatttccgtttcTGAAGAATTTATTTAGTGAGGGGTTTTGCAGAAGCGGGAAGATGAATGACCTAATGACGAAGTCGTTTCTAAGTTATGTGGATCTGAAGAAACAAGCGATGAAGGATGTAGAAAGAGATGTGGAGATGGGGCAACTCGAGCCTTCACACGAAATGAACCTTTCTAAATTCTTGGAAGAAGCAGGCGCAGTGAAGGCCGAGATGGAAGAAATCACCAACCTCCTCCTCCATCTTCAACACCTCCACGACGAGACCAAATCCGCGCAAAGCTCCAAAATCCTCCGAGGCCTGACGGATCAGATCAACTCCGACATGGTCACAGTCCTTAGAAAAGCCAAAACCATCAAATCACGCCTTGAATCCCTCGACAAGTCCAACGTGGCTAATCGCAGCCTCTCTGCAGACTACAGAGAGGGCGGCCACGTGGATCGTACAAGAACCGGTGTGACTCATGGGTTGAGGATCAAGCTCAAGGAGATGATGAACGATTTTCAGTGTTTGAGGGAGAAAATCGTGCAAGAGCATAAACAGGGGGTTGAATCGAGTGATGGGATGGTTGAGAGGGCGACCTCGGATGGCCGGGTTGTGGTGTTTGATGGGAAGGGGGAGTTGTTTGAGGAGAATCGGCAGAGGGACGAAGCGGTCAAGGACTTGCAGAGGAGCTTGGTTGAGCTGCATCAAGTTTTTCTTGATATGGCTGTGATGGTTGATGCTCAGGCTGATAATTTGAATAATATTGAGCAGAATGTGGTGAGCGCTGCCTCGGATGTACGGGGCGGGGCCAAGGAGCTCGATCGTGCTAGccagatgaagaagaggaggacTTGTGCCTGCTGGATTGGAGTGGTGCTGCTGGTCTTGATGTTGGTGTGCCTCATTGCCATTTTCTTCTGATTTTAAAGAATCACTGCAATTTGTTTGATGATTTCTTTTCATCATTCCATAGTGTTGTGTTTATGTTggatttttattctttttcttcaaCTATGTAATCACTCATCTTTTCTATTGAATACAACTTCGAGAATTTTGAGTGCATTTTCAATACTTTTTCATATGAAATCTTGAGTGTTAGTACTAAAAATGCTGGCAAATTCTTGTGCTGTGAAATGTTGAAAGAAAagatattttgtattttattgtCTTTCCTCATGCATTTGGCATCAAGGAAAAAGATTCAGAATAAACAATTTCTCCCCAAAATAAACATTAACAATGTGGAAGATCTTTAGGTGGAGGCCGAACTGCATGATCTTGATCCGGTCCATCCTCGACTACAAACGCCATCTTCAAGCCCCATCCAGTATGAAGCTCCAAGTGACAGTGCATGAACCACACACCTTTTGAAATGACAGCAAATTTTTTCTTAGAATTTGAGAAACACAAGTGAAATATGGTTAGAAAAGGTAGTAAGTCAAATAGCCTACCTGGATTGTCAGCTCTAAACCTTATGGCAGTCCAACCACCAGTTGGGACACCAACCGTGTTTCTCTCAGGAGGGTCAACCAGGTTGTACTTCGCAGGGTCTTTCTTGGGGTCGAAGTTCCCAATCCCGCTTCCAACAACGAAGAAATTGTAACCGTGGAGATGGAATGGATGGGACTCCACAGAGAGGAGGTTAGTGTCCTGCAACACTAGCTCCACTGTTGAGTTGAATGCTATCTTGCTGAGTCTCGGTAGTCTGCTCCGTGTCGTTTGGAGGT is a window encoding:
- the LOC131000981 gene encoding syntaxin-112-like; the protein is MNDLMTKSFLSYVDLKKQAMKDVERDVEMGQLEPSHEMNLSKFLEEAGAVKAEMEEITNLLLHLQHLHDETKSAQSSKILRGLTDQINSDMVTVLRKAKTIKSRLESLDKSNVANRSLSADYREGGHVDRTRTGVTHGLRIKLKEMMNDFQCLREKIVQEHKQGVESSDGMVERATSDGRVVVFDGKGELFEENRQRDEAVKDLQRSLVELHQVFLDMAVMVDAQADNLNNIEQNVVSAASDVRGGAKELDRASQMKKRRTCACWIGVVLLVLMLVCLIAIFF